A genome region from Deltaproteobacteria bacterium includes the following:
- a CDS encoding branched-chain amino acid ABC transporter permease — translation MEFLLQLVINGLVVGCIYSLVALGFVIIYKSSGILNFAQGEFLLLGAYVFLAIVAQANVPVIPALLLTFAFATLLGLALERVVLRPLIGEPIISVIMVTLGLSSILRAIVQGIWGTDTRPMHEVFSLEPIQIGPLPVARGYLYSAASVAVLLVALTLFFKYARPGIAMRATAASQQVALSMGISVRRIFALSWSIAAVVSAFGGVLLATMRGGVDGSLAILGLKVLPVVIVGGLDSVGGAILGGLLVGVLENLAGGYLDPVFGGGVKEVAPFVALVLILMIRPYGLFGKVRIERV, via the coding sequence ATGGAATTTCTCCTCCAGCTGGTGATCAACGGCCTGGTGGTGGGCTGCATCTATTCGCTGGTCGCCCTCGGATTCGTCATCATCTACAAGTCGAGCGGCATCCTGAACTTCGCCCAGGGCGAGTTTCTCCTGCTCGGCGCCTACGTCTTCCTGGCCATCGTCGCACAGGCGAACGTCCCCGTGATCCCCGCGCTGCTCTTGACCTTCGCCTTCGCCACCCTGCTCGGGCTAGCCCTGGAGAGGGTAGTGCTGCGCCCGCTCATCGGCGAGCCGATCATCTCCGTCATCATGGTGACGCTGGGACTTTCCAGCATCCTGCGCGCCATCGTGCAGGGAATCTGGGGGACCGACACGCGGCCGATGCACGAGGTCTTCTCGCTGGAGCCGATCCAGATCGGCCCCTTGCCGGTGGCGAGGGGGTATCTGTACAGCGCGGCCTCGGTCGCGGTCCTCCTCGTCGCCCTCACGCTGTTCTTCAAATACGCCCGCCCCGGCATCGCCATGCGCGCCACCGCCGCCTCGCAGCAAGTGGCGCTCTCCATGGGCATCTCCGTCCGGCGCATCTTCGCGCTCTCCTGGAGCATTGCTGCCGTCGTCTCCGCCTTCGGCGGGGTGCTGCTCGCCACCATGCGCGGCGGCGTGGACGGGTCGCTCGCCATCCTCGGGCTCAAGGTCCTCCCAGTAGTGATCGTCGGGGGCCTCGACAGCGTGGGCGGGGCCATCCTCGGCGGCCTCCTCGTCGGCGTCCTGGAGAACCTCGCCGGCGGCTATCTCGATCCCGTCTTCGGCGGAGGCGTCAAGGAGGTTGCGCCATTCGTCGCCCTCGTGCTGATCCTCATGATCCGGCCCTACGGCCTCTTCGGAAAAGTCCGCATCGAACGGGTCTGA
- a CDS encoding branched-chain amino acid ABC transporter permease, whose product MLCGEFHTTYASDMGIFETRRARWVLIAFMVALFSIPFVAGSYWLDVANRAAIAVIAATGLNILTGFTGQISLGNAAFLAVGAYTTAFLSSHGMPFLVACPASGIATALAGMVFGIPSLRLKGLYLAMATLAAHFIVEFTASHWEAVTGGVAGISTASPRIFGYDFSDDRRLFFLIVPACILHLYFAKNLFRTRVGKAFVAIRDQDISAEVMGVDVFRYKLLSFAVSSFYVGVAGSLLAYQARIISPENFPLSVAIDHLGMIIIGGLGSVVGSILGAVFLTLLPEVLRLTTSALSGSFPHLVQLFTPLKLAVFGLTIVLFLVFEPDGLADLWRRIRNWFRLYPFSY is encoded by the coding sequence ATGCTCTGCGGCGAATTCCACACCACCTACGCGAGCGACATGGGGATCTTCGAGACCCGCCGTGCCCGCTGGGTGCTGATCGCGTTCATGGTCGCGCTGTTCTCCATCCCCTTCGTCGCCGGGTCGTACTGGCTGGACGTGGCGAACCGCGCAGCAATCGCCGTGATCGCGGCGACGGGACTGAACATCCTCACCGGCTTCACCGGCCAGATCTCGCTGGGCAACGCGGCGTTCCTGGCCGTCGGCGCTTACACGACCGCCTTCCTCTCCTCGCACGGAATGCCGTTCCTCGTCGCCTGTCCGGCTTCCGGGATCGCGACGGCCCTGGCCGGCATGGTGTTCGGCATCCCCTCGCTGCGGCTCAAGGGACTGTACCTGGCGATGGCCACGCTGGCCGCCCACTTCATCGTCGAATTCACCGCGTCGCACTGGGAAGCCGTCACCGGCGGAGTCGCCGGCATCAGCACCGCCTCCCCACGGATCTTCGGCTACGACTTCTCCGACGACCGGCGGCTCTTCTTCCTCATCGTGCCCGCCTGCATCCTCCACCTGTACTTCGCGAAGAACCTCTTCCGCACGCGGGTGGGCAAGGCATTCGTGGCGATCCGCGATCAGGACATCTCCGCCGAGGTGATGGGCGTGGACGTCTTCCGCTACAAGCTGCTCTCCTTCGCCGTCAGCTCGTTCTACGTCGGCGTGGCGGGCTCGCTGCTCGCGTACCAGGCGCGCATCATCAGCCCGGAAAACTTTCCGCTCAGCGTCGCCATCGACCACCTGGGGATGATCATCATCGGCGGCCTGGGCAGCGTGGTCGGCTCCATCCTCGGGGCGGTCTTCCTCACGCTGCTTCCCGAGGTGCTTCGCCTGACGACCAGCGCGCTCTCCGGGAGCTTCCCCCATCTCGTGCAACTCTTCACGCCGCTCAAGCTGGCCGTCTTCGGCCTCACCATCGTGCTCTTCCTGGTCTTCGAGCCCGACGGCCTGGCCGATCTCTGGCGGCGCATCCGCAACTGGTTCCGGTTGTATCCGTTCTCGTACTGA
- a CDS encoding ABC transporter ATP-binding protein, with protein MLRLANVEVVYDDVILVLKGLSLEVPQGQIVALLGSNGAGKSTTLKAISGLLRAEEGEVTDGAIELEGERIDELEPEQIVRRGIFQVMEGRRVFEDLTVDENLTMGGYTRRDLAGLKRDRDLCFDYFPRLRERRKQIAGYLSGGEQQMLAISRALMARPRLILLDEPSLGLAPLLVQEIFRIIGKINQEEKTTMLLVEQNANVALSIAYFGYIMETGRIVLDGEPEKLKSNEDVREFYLGGGEAKKSYKAVKSYRRRKRWLS; from the coding sequence ATGCTCCGGCTCGCGAACGTCGAGGTCGTCTACGACGACGTGATCCTCGTGCTCAAGGGCCTTTCGCTGGAGGTGCCACAGGGGCAGATCGTCGCCCTGCTCGGGTCCAACGGCGCGGGCAAGAGCACCACGCTCAAGGCCATCTCCGGTTTGCTGCGCGCCGAGGAAGGCGAGGTCACCGACGGCGCCATCGAGCTGGAGGGCGAGCGCATCGACGAGCTCGAGCCGGAGCAGATCGTGCGGCGGGGAATCTTCCAGGTGATGGAGGGGCGCCGCGTGTTCGAGGACCTGACCGTGGACGAGAACCTCACCATGGGCGGGTACACGCGGCGCGATCTCGCGGGACTGAAACGGGACCGCGACCTCTGTTTCGACTACTTCCCGCGCCTGCGCGAGCGCCGCAAACAGATCGCCGGGTACCTCTCCGGCGGCGAGCAGCAGATGCTGGCGATCAGCCGCGCGCTGATGGCGCGGCCGCGGCTGATCCTGCTGGACGAGCCGTCGCTCGGACTCGCGCCGCTGCTGGTACAGGAGATCTTCCGCATCATCGGGAAGATCAACCAGGAGGAGAAGACCACCATGCTGCTGGTGGAGCAGAACGCCAACGTGGCGCTCTCCATCGCGTACTTCGGCTACATCATGGAGACCGGCCGGATCGTGCTGGACGGCGAGCCGGAGAAGCTGAAGAGCAACGAGGACGTCCGCGAGTTCTACCTGGGCGGCGGAGAGGCGAAGAAGAGCTACAAGGCGGTGAAGTCCTACCGGCGCCGCAAGCGGTGGCTGTCGTGA
- a CDS encoding phenylacetate--CoA ligase translates to MRPGRILDPALEQETAADRERRLGRRLRETVAHARAKSAYFGRVLPPAVDRLEQIPITRKDDLPALQASEPPFGGLVAVDPGRLQRIFASPGPILDPQGEGEDFWRFRIAFAAAGFRAGDIVMNSSAYHLTPLGFMLDNGARALGCVVIPAGTGQTDLQVRVACAVRAKGYAGTPSFLYTLLKRGRELGTPLPLEVAWVIGEMFPDSLRSDLRDEFHLDVLQGYGTADLGLLAYECAEKGGMHLHPECILEVLDLETGAQAAPGQPGQIVATIFDPAYPLLRFATGDIGAMASPSKCACGRTAPKLAGLLGRMGDAVKVKGMFIRGAEIEKALKAFPAVARFQAVVTRDHHQDHLEYVLEVAPGAAVDVALVAEALRDAVKVRGEVRTGPVPENARRIDDRRVWK, encoded by the coding sequence GTGAGACCCGGGCGCATCCTCGATCCTGCCCTGGAGCAGGAGACGGCGGCGGATCGCGAGCGGCGGCTGGGGCGCAGGCTGCGCGAGACGGTGGCGCATGCCCGCGCCAAATCGGCTTACTTCGGTCGGGTCCTGCCGCCGGCCGTCGACCGGCTCGAGCAGATCCCCATCACCCGGAAGGACGACCTCCCAGCGCTGCAGGCCAGCGAACCGCCATTCGGCGGCCTGGTCGCGGTGGACCCCGGCCGGTTGCAGCGGATCTTCGCCTCGCCCGGCCCGATCCTCGATCCGCAGGGTGAAGGAGAGGACTTCTGGAGGTTCCGCATCGCATTCGCGGCGGCGGGCTTCCGCGCCGGAGACATCGTGATGAACTCCAGCGCGTATCACCTGACGCCGCTCGGGTTCATGCTCGACAACGGCGCCCGCGCCCTCGGTTGCGTCGTCATCCCCGCCGGGACCGGCCAGACCGACCTCCAGGTCCGGGTCGCGTGCGCCGTGCGAGCCAAGGGTTACGCGGGCACACCGAGCTTTCTCTATACGCTCCTCAAGCGGGGAAGAGAGCTGGGAACGCCGCTCCCGCTGGAGGTGGCCTGGGTGATCGGCGAGATGTTCCCGGATTCGCTGCGCAGCGATCTGCGCGACGAGTTCCACCTCGACGTCCTGCAGGGCTACGGGACCGCCGATCTGGGACTGCTCGCTTACGAGTGCGCCGAGAAGGGCGGCATGCATCTGCACCCTGAGTGCATCCTCGAGGTCCTGGACCTGGAGACGGGCGCGCAGGCGGCGCCGGGACAGCCGGGACAGATCGTCGCCACCATCTTCGACCCCGCGTACCCGCTGCTGCGCTTTGCCACCGGCGACATCGGCGCGATGGCGTCTCCTTCGAAGTGCGCGTGCGGGCGCACCGCGCCGAAGCTCGCGGGCCTCCTCGGCCGCATGGGCGACGCGGTCAAGGTCAAAGGGATGTTCATCCGCGGCGCCGAGATCGAGAAAGCGCTCAAGGCGTTCCCGGCGGTCGCACGCTTCCAGGCGGTGGTGACGCGCGACCACCATCAGGATCACCTCGAGTACGTGCTGGAGGTGGCTCCCGGAGCGGCCGTGGACGTCGCGCTGGTGGCTGAGGCGTTGCGCGATGCCGTCAAGGTGCGCGGAGAGGTACGCACCGGACCGGTGCCGGAGAACGCCAGGCGGATCGACGACCGGCGCGTCTGGAAATGA
- a CDS encoding alpha/beta hydrolase, whose product MNRLALDDTGKGPPVLLVHGFPTSRRLWLGVTPRLVQAGLRVIAVDLAGYGDSPGAPDVGMENQAGWLLELLDERDLRQVTLIAHDVGTAAAQILTVRAPDRVRELVLMDGVYETEWAMGAVESIRSWNPDEAARLQPVLARRLRSIRALLDAYAGDEGGRRLIHAARCLQPRQTEGMTARLRATGARVRLIWGADDAYLPVETVARPLAAALAAPLAIVPGGHFLPLDNPAGVARELLEGTG is encoded by the coding sequence ATGAACCGGCTCGCTCTCGACGATACCGGCAAGGGCCCGCCGGTGTTGCTGGTGCACGGATTTCCCACCTCGCGGCGCCTATGGCTTGGCGTGACTCCGCGGTTGGTGCAAGCCGGCCTGCGGGTGATCGCCGTGGATCTCGCCGGATACGGCGACTCCCCCGGAGCGCCGGATGTCGGGATGGAGAACCAGGCGGGATGGCTGCTGGAGCTGCTCGACGAGCGCGATCTGCGACAGGTGACCCTGATCGCGCACGACGTGGGGACGGCGGCCGCGCAGATCCTCACCGTCCGTGCGCCGGACCGCGTGCGCGAGCTCGTCCTGATGGACGGAGTGTACGAGACGGAGTGGGCCATGGGAGCCGTGGAGAGCATCCGATCGTGGAATCCCGACGAGGCGGCGCGGCTCCAGCCCGTGCTCGCGCGGCGGCTGCGATCGATTCGCGCTCTGCTCGACGCCTACGCCGGGGACGAGGGTGGCAGGCGGCTGATCCATGCTGCCCGGTGTCTGCAACCGCGGCAGACGGAGGGAATGACAGCGCGGCTGCGCGCCACGGGAGCTCGCGTCCGGCTGATCTGGGGGGCCGACGACGCCTACCTTCCCGTGGAGACGGTGGCGCGTCCTCTCGCCGCCGCCTTGGCAGCGCCGCTCGCCATCGTGCCGGGCGGACACTTCCTGCCTCTGGACAATCCTGCGGGAGTCGCTCGGGAATTGCTCGAAGGTACAGGCTAA
- a CDS encoding histidine triad nucleotide-binding protein: MDECVFCKIVAGKIPAKKLGENEGAIAFPDIKAEMPVHILVIPKQHIASLDEIGDGSAMGPVFALASKVAREQGLDKTGWRAVINTGRDANQVVFHVHLHVFGGRRMGWPPG, encoded by the coding sequence ATGGACGAGTGCGTCTTCTGCAAGATCGTGGCAGGGAAGATCCCGGCAAAGAAGCTCGGCGAGAACGAAGGTGCCATCGCGTTTCCCGACATCAAGGCGGAGATGCCGGTGCACATCCTGGTGATCCCCAAGCAGCACATCGCCTCGCTCGACGAGATCGGCGACGGAAGCGCCATGGGCCCGGTCTTCGCCCTGGCGTCGAAGGTCGCCCGCGAACAGGGCCTGGACAAGACGGGTTGGCGCGCCGTCATCAACACCGGCCGCGACGCCAACCAGGTCGTCTTCCACGTCCATCTCCACGTCTTCGGAGGCCGGCGGATGGGGTGGCCGCCCGGATGA
- a CDS encoding D-tyrosyl-tRNA(Tyr) deacylase, with amino-acid sequence MRAVVQRVSEASVSVDGKVTGSVGIGLCVLVGIGHEDTEEDARWMADKVVDLRIFEDEQGKMNRSVVDVGGGVLAISQFTLFGDARKGMRPGFVDAAKPEVAQPLYARFCERVRARRLHVGEGVFRATMQVHIVNEGPVTLLLDSKKLF; translated from the coding sequence GTGCGGGCCGTGGTGCAGAGAGTGAGTGAAGCGTCGGTGTCCGTCGACGGGAAGGTGACGGGATCCGTTGGGATCGGCCTCTGCGTGCTGGTTGGGATCGGTCACGAGGATACCGAAGAGGATGCGAGGTGGATGGCGGACAAGGTCGTTGACCTGCGGATTTTCGAGGACGAGCAGGGGAAGATGAACCGGTCGGTCGTCGACGTGGGCGGAGGCGTGCTGGCGATCTCGCAGTTCACCCTCTTCGGCGATGCCCGCAAGGGAATGCGCCCGGGATTCGTGGATGCGGCAAAGCCGGAGGTCGCGCAACCCCTGTACGCCCGCTTCTGCGAGCGCGTCAGGGCCCGCCGCCTTCATGTCGGGGAGGGCGTGTTCCGTGCCACCATGCAGGTCCACATCGTCAACGAAGGGCCGGTGACGTTGCTGCTGGATTCGAAGAAGCTCTTCTGA
- a CDS encoding bacterioferritin, with product MDDPKATPFLTDIKELQRRAREHVEKGAVTPAYRGDVNTAVKLLNEALATEIVCTLRYRRHHYMAAGINYQAIADEFMEHARQEQEHADRIAERIRQLGGAPDFNPEGLLTRSHAQYAEGNSLIDMIKEDLIAERIAIESYMEMIRYFGDNDPTSRRLMEDVLEQEEEHADDMATLLETLDPREPTSARGAGVKH from the coding sequence ATGGACGATCCGAAGGCAACGCCGTTTCTCACGGACATCAAGGAGCTGCAGCGACGCGCCCGCGAGCACGTCGAGAAGGGAGCGGTGACTCCTGCGTACCGCGGCGACGTGAACACGGCCGTGAAGCTCTTGAACGAGGCGCTGGCGACGGAGATCGTCTGCACGCTGCGCTATCGACGGCACCATTACATGGCGGCCGGGATCAACTACCAGGCGATCGCCGACGAGTTCATGGAGCACGCGCGCCAGGAGCAGGAGCACGCGGACCGCATCGCTGAGCGGATCCGCCAACTCGGCGGCGCGCCCGACTTCAATCCGGAGGGGCTTCTCACGCGCAGCCACGCGCAGTACGCGGAAGGAAACTCGCTGATCGACATGATCAAGGAGGACCTGATCGCTGAGCGGATCGCCATCGAGTCGTACATGGAGATGATCCGGTACTTTGGCGACAACGATCCGACGTCGCGGAGGCTGATGGAGGACGTGCTCGAGCAGGAGGAGGAGCACGCCGATGACATGGCGACGCTGCTCGAGACGCTCGACCCGCGGGAACCGACGTCAGCCAGGGGTGCGGGAGTGAAGCACTAG
- a CDS encoding M20/M25/M40 family metallo-hydrolase, which translates to MLSKGFLELARKLVAANTVSSEGTRQAADLLQTLWERAGLAVRRQVVDGVHVNLAGGPGGGAAGAGGVLLVTHLDTVPPGPLDKWQTDPWTLTERDGFLSGLGCADVKLDALCKAEAARRLQGHKTRRPFWLLGTFGEEVGLRGARHFVASELFRQIAPSQVLCGEPSELQIISAHKGYAVVRCVIRDRKARTVGSEGPGIEQLEFSGKAAHSSTPHLGENAILKALAWVKSSGSPVVAARGGSGTNVVPASCLLEVPAPRERGQPEPAATRFLPPRAPQPNLWRALATASALEELWQRSLPSGSDARFDPAGAVGGLNVLESGEDAVVLQLDARVLPTHDPDSLIGQFSAQAQTWVEQLGQGELELSVSVERNASGMSLPDDAPLIRAAGAALSRHGLDPRPRAKPTSTEAGVFARAGCEAIVIGPGRSTANAHTPNERIEMAQLEKACDLYESLLVELCACT; encoded by the coding sequence ATGCTTTCGAAGGGATTCCTCGAGCTGGCGCGCAAGCTCGTCGCCGCCAACACCGTGTCCTCCGAGGGTACCCGGCAAGCTGCCGACCTCCTGCAGACGCTTTGGGAGCGCGCCGGACTGGCGGTGCGCCGCCAGGTGGTCGACGGCGTCCACGTCAACCTCGCCGGCGGCCCCGGCGGCGGGGCGGCCGGTGCTGGCGGCGTGCTGCTGGTCACGCACCTCGACACGGTTCCTCCGGGCCCGCTCGACAAGTGGCAAACCGATCCCTGGACGCTCACGGAACGCGACGGATTTCTTTCCGGCCTTGGCTGCGCCGACGTGAAGCTGGACGCGCTCTGCAAGGCCGAGGCGGCGCGGCGCCTCCAGGGCCACAAGACGCGACGGCCATTCTGGCTGCTCGGCACGTTCGGCGAGGAAGTCGGGTTGCGAGGCGCGCGGCATTTCGTGGCCAGCGAGCTGTTCCGTCAGATCGCTCCTTCGCAGGTGCTCTGCGGCGAGCCGAGCGAGCTGCAGATCATCTCCGCCCACAAGGGGTATGCGGTCGTACGCTGCGTCATCCGCGACCGCAAGGCGCGTACGGTCGGCAGCGAAGGTCCGGGAATCGAGCAGCTCGAGTTCTCCGGAAAGGCTGCTCACAGCTCGACTCCGCATCTCGGCGAGAACGCCATCCTCAAGGCGCTCGCCTGGGTGAAGTCGTCAGGGTCGCCGGTCGTCGCCGCGCGCGGTGGCTCGGGGACCAACGTCGTTCCTGCGAGCTGCCTGCTCGAAGTGCCCGCGCCGCGCGAAAGAGGTCAGCCGGAACCCGCCGCAACCCGCTTCCTGCCGCCGCGAGCGCCGCAGCCGAACCTCTGGCGCGCGCTGGCCACTGCGTCCGCCCTGGAGGAGCTGTGGCAGCGCAGCCTGCCGTCGGGGAGTGACGCGCGATTCGATCCTGCCGGCGCCGTCGGCGGACTCAACGTGCTCGAGAGCGGCGAGGACGCCGTCGTCCTCCAGCTCGACGCCAGGGTGCTGCCCACGCACGACCCGGATTCGCTGATCGGGCAGTTCTCCGCCCAGGCGCAGACCTGGGTCGAGCAACTCGGCCAGGGAGAGCTGGAGCTGTCGGTGTCCGTCGAGCGCAATGCCTCGGGGATGTCGCTGCCCGACGATGCCCCGCTGATCCGGGCCGCCGGCGCGGCGCTCTCGCGCCATGGACTCGACCCCCGGCCGCGCGCGAAGCCCACCAGCACCGAGGCCGGCGTGTTCGCCCGGGCCGGCTGCGAGGCCATCGTCATCGGTCCAGGACGCAGCACCGCCAACGCGCACACGCCGAACGAGCGCATCGAGATGGCGCAACTGGAAAAGGCGTGCGATCTGTACGAGTCCCTCCTCGTGGAGCTCTGCGCGTGTACGTGA
- a CDS encoding arginine N-succinyltransferase: protein MYVIRDGQKNDLPGLRKLASELNTVNLPDDERELSFILDRSARSFDGRIRDPFEREYLFVMEETRTGKVAGSSLIIAQHGTRDAPHIFFDVYEKEHYSSSVDRHFRHRVLSIGYNFDGPTEIGGLVVDPQFRGQGKPGKQLSYVRFLYVAMHRPRFRDRILVELLPRLDEDGRSPLWEALGRKFTGLSYQDADRLSRENKEFIQQLFPPGEIYATLFSQKIQEAIGEVGPESVGARAMLTKIGFRYDERIDPFDGGPHFSAPTELIEPIRRFRRAKLARQRLPPTAVALPPEVEERLVSVERTQGRNRFRAVRATCAFRDAEVQLPGPAVEALEAEDGERLHTIPFE from the coding sequence GTGTACGTGATCCGGGACGGCCAGAAGAACGATCTCCCCGGCCTGCGCAAGCTCGCCTCCGAATTGAATACCGTCAACCTCCCCGACGACGAGCGCGAGCTCAGCTTCATCCTGGACAGGTCAGCGCGCTCCTTCGACGGGCGCATCCGCGACCCGTTCGAGCGCGAGTACCTCTTCGTGATGGAGGAGACGCGCACCGGGAAGGTGGCGGGCTCCTCGCTGATCATCGCGCAGCACGGCACCCGCGACGCGCCGCACATCTTCTTCGACGTCTACGAGAAGGAGCACTACTCCTCCAGCGTCGACCGGCACTTTCGCCACCGCGTGCTCTCCATCGGTTACAACTTCGACGGGCCCACGGAGATCGGCGGGCTGGTGGTCGATCCTCAGTTCCGCGGCCAGGGCAAGCCCGGCAAGCAGCTCAGCTACGTGCGGTTCCTCTACGTTGCCATGCACCGGCCGCGTTTCCGGGATCGCATCCTGGTGGAGCTGCTTCCCCGCCTCGACGAAGACGGTCGCAGTCCGCTCTGGGAAGCCTTGGGGCGCAAATTCACGGGCCTCTCCTATCAGGACGCGGATCGCCTCTCGCGCGAGAACAAGGAGTTCATCCAGCAGCTCTTTCCACCCGGGGAAATCTACGCCACGCTCTTCTCCCAGAAGATCCAGGAGGCCATCGGCGAAGTCGGGCCCGAGAGCGTCGGCGCGAGGGCGATGCTGACGAAGATCGGCTTCCGGTACGACGAGCGCATCGACCCGTTCGACGGCGGCCCGCATTTCTCGGCGCCGACGGAGCTGATCGAGCCGATCCGCCGGTTCCGCCGGGCGAAGCTCGCTCGCCAGCGCCTTCCGCCCACCGCGGTAGCATTACCGCCCGAGGTCGAGGAACGCCTGGTCTCGGTGGAGCGGACGCAAGGTCGCAACCGCTTTCGCGCCGTCCGGGCGACCTGCGCCTTTCGCGACGCCGAAGTGCAGCTTCCGGGTCCTGCCGTCGAGGCCCTCGAGGCGGAGGACGGCGAGCGGCTGCATACGATACCTTTCGAATAA
- a CDS encoding aldehyde dehydrogenase family protein — MDFIAGSWSETDAPDGAIEDRSPADLSMLLGRFPWAIGQAERAVQAAREAQPGFGALPQQDRARLVRRVGAILKEREEQLANAIALDVGKPLWEARLEAQACAAKAAITADEGLKLVSTFPAAGQGAAECRFRPLGVLAVLGPFNFPVHLPNGHILPALACGNAVVFKPSEIAPHAAEVYARCMEDAQLPRGVFNLVQGGGAVGAALGAHPAVDGVLFTGSWSVGQAIERANQGQTKLLALEMGGKNAAVVLADADVEKAAYDVLFSAFVSAGQRCTAASRAIVVGDARAFAARIAKLAEKLSIGHPLDDGVFMGPLASPAALEKFEQGVRGSGAETLLQSRRLAPRGLQGCYASPSVHFVEQRRGTPYEREELFGPDLAVYAAASEEEALEIANATDYGLAASVHTRSEEAFDRCQRALACGVVNWNAPTVGASGRLPFGGLKRSGNYRPAALWSPLYCAAPVAVMRGEATLDRKKLAPGVFWVDE, encoded by the coding sequence ATGGACTTCATCGCCGGAAGCTGGAGCGAGACCGACGCGCCCGACGGCGCGATCGAGGACCGCTCGCCGGCCGACCTCTCCATGCTGCTCGGTCGCTTCCCCTGGGCTATCGGACAGGCGGAGCGCGCCGTCCAGGCGGCGCGCGAGGCGCAGCCCGGGTTCGGCGCTCTTCCCCAGCAGGACCGCGCCCGGCTGGTGCGGCGCGTCGGAGCCATTCTCAAGGAGCGCGAGGAACAACTGGCGAATGCCATCGCGCTGGACGTCGGCAAACCACTCTGGGAAGCGCGCCTGGAAGCGCAAGCCTGCGCCGCGAAGGCCGCGATCACCGCCGATGAAGGCCTGAAGCTGGTCTCGACGTTCCCCGCGGCGGGCCAAGGGGCCGCCGAATGCCGGTTCCGGCCATTGGGCGTCCTCGCCGTTCTCGGCCCCTTCAATTTCCCCGTCCATCTTCCCAACGGCCACATCCTGCCGGCGCTGGCCTGCGGGAATGCGGTGGTCTTCAAGCCGAGCGAGATCGCTCCCCACGCGGCCGAGGTGTACGCGCGTTGCATGGAAGACGCGCAGCTGCCGCGCGGCGTATTCAACCTGGTCCAGGGCGGGGGTGCGGTGGGCGCGGCGCTCGGCGCGCACCCGGCCGTCGATGGAGTCCTCTTCACGGGAAGCTGGAGCGTGGGTCAAGCGATCGAGCGCGCGAATCAGGGCCAGACGAAGCTGCTGGCGCTGGAGATGGGCGGCAAGAACGCCGCCGTCGTCCTCGCCGACGCAGACGTCGAGAAGGCGGCGTACGACGTCCTCTTCTCGGCATTCGTGTCCGCGGGGCAGCGTTGCACCGCGGCGTCCCGCGCCATCGTGGTCGGCGATGCCCGCGCGTTTGCCGCGCGGATCGCGAAGCTGGCGGAGAAGCTCTCCATCGGGCATCCGCTCGACGACGGCGTGTTCATGGGACCTCTCGCGTCGCCCGCGGCGCTGGAGAAGTTCGAACAAGGCGTTCGCGGGAGCGGTGCCGAGACGCTCCTCCAGTCGAGGCGGCTGGCGCCGCGCGGGCTGCAAGGATGTTACGCAAGTCCCTCGGTGCATTTCGTGGAACAGCGACGCGGAACGCCCTACGAGCGCGAGGAACTGTTCGGGCCGGACCTCGCCGTCTACGCCGCCGCCTCCGAAGAGGAAGCCCTCGAGATCGCGAACGCCACCGATTACGGCCTCGCCGCCAGCGTCCACACCCGCAGCGAAGAGGCGTTCGATCGCTGCCAGCGCGCGCTGGCATGCGGCGTGGTCAACTGGAACGCGCCGACGGTCGGCGCGAGCGGACGGCTGCCCTTCGGCGGCCTCAAGCGCAGCGGGAATTACCGGCCGGCGGCGCTCTGGAGCCCGCTCTACTGCGCGGCGCCCGTCGCCGTCATGCGCGGAGAGGCCACGCTCGACCGCAAGAAGCTCGCGCCCGGCGTCTTCTGGGTGGACGAATGA